One stretch of Haladaptatus sp. R4 DNA includes these proteins:
- a CDS encoding 2-amino-3,7-dideoxy-D-threo-hept-6-ulosonate synthase, with protein sequence MDTGITARLDRIGSDGRYVIVPMDHGITLGAVKGLKDIESTIDAVTRGGADAVLTQKGIASRVHDHKNDAGYIVHLNASTVIGPDSNDKRMTGTVQEAIAAGADAVSLHLNVGSNYEPKQITDLAEVCDTASKFGIPVLAMSYARGPGIDEHDAESLGHAVRLAEELGADVVKTAYSGDPESFEHVVESTRLPVVIAGGAPEGDKATLEAVRGAMDAGGAGVSIGRSVFQHDDPEAIARAVSGVVHDDLSAEDALDEAGLSVEV encoded by the coding sequence ATGGACACAGGAATCACAGCACGACTCGACCGAATCGGGTCCGACGGGCGCTACGTTATCGTCCCGATGGACCACGGCATCACACTGGGCGCGGTAAAGGGACTGAAAGACATCGAATCGACCATCGACGCGGTGACACGGGGCGGTGCCGACGCCGTCCTCACCCAGAAGGGAATCGCATCGCGCGTCCACGACCACAAGAACGACGCGGGGTACATCGTCCATCTGAACGCTTCTACCGTTATCGGCCCGGACTCGAACGACAAACGAATGACCGGAACGGTACAGGAGGCCATCGCGGCCGGGGCCGACGCCGTGTCCCTCCACCTCAACGTCGGCAGCAACTACGAACCCAAACAGATCACCGACCTCGCGGAGGTCTGCGATACGGCGAGCAAGTTCGGGATTCCCGTCCTCGCCATGTCCTACGCTCGCGGACCGGGAATCGACGAACACGACGCCGAAAGCCTCGGCCACGCGGTACGATTGGCGGAGGAACTCGGCGCTGACGTGGTGAAGACGGCCTACAGCGGCGACCCCGAAAGCTTCGAGCACGTCGTGGAATCGACGCGCCTCCCCGTCGTCATCGCCGGTGGTGCGCCCGAGGGCGACAAGGCGACCCTCGAAGCGGTTCGCGGCGCGATGGACGCGGGCGGCGCGGGCGTCTCCATCGGCCGGTCGGTCTTCCAGCACGACGATCCGGAAGCCATCGCGCGGGCGGTCTCGGGCGTCGTCCACGATGACCTCTCCGCCGAGGACGCGCTGGACGAAGCGGGGCTGTCGGTCGAAGTCTGA
- the trpB gene encoding tryptophan synthase subunit beta: MSETNETNERNAMNEANETKFGEYGGQYVPEVLMPAIEELQSAYERYVLNNEDGFIDEFRRHMRDFGGRPTPLQRADALSERYGKEIYLKREDLVHGGAHKLNNALGQVLLAKYMGKERIVAETGAGQHGTATAMAAAYLDIDCEVFMGRTDINRQRPNVFRMRTHDADVIPVDVGSGTLKEAINETMRDWATNVEDTHYVIGSVVGPHPFPKMVRDFQSVISEESREQIREQAGRLPDSVVACAGGGSNTMGAFHNFVPDEDVSLFAVEAGGSGLTIDEDEGVAPHSASLGTGEDGVLHGARTKLLQSEDGQILESHSVSAGLDYSGVGPELAHLVETGRVTPVNVDDDAALEAFHRLSKLEGIIPALESSHAVAFLEEVTDLDELGDLVVVNVSGRGDKDLDTVIEESEKRGIDAAPSMEVFR; encoded by the coding sequence ATGAGTGAGACGAACGAAACGAACGAGAGGAACGCGATGAACGAAGCGAACGAAACGAAATTCGGCGAATACGGCGGTCAGTACGTTCCGGAAGTGCTGATGCCCGCCATCGAAGAGTTGCAATCGGCCTACGAACGCTACGTCCTCAATAACGAGGACGGGTTCATAGACGAGTTCCGCCGCCACATGCGGGACTTCGGCGGACGACCGACGCCGCTCCAGCGTGCGGACGCGCTGAGCGAGCGCTACGGGAAGGAAATCTACCTCAAACGGGAGGACCTGGTCCACGGCGGCGCGCACAAACTGAACAACGCGCTCGGGCAGGTCCTGCTGGCGAAGTACATGGGCAAGGAGCGAATCGTCGCCGAAACCGGCGCGGGCCAGCACGGCACCGCGACCGCGATGGCCGCCGCCTACCTCGATATCGACTGTGAGGTGTTCATGGGCAGAACCGACATCAACCGCCAGCGCCCGAACGTCTTCCGGATGCGAACCCACGACGCCGATGTCATCCCCGTCGATGTCGGGTCGGGGACGCTGAAGGAGGCCATCAACGAGACCATGCGCGACTGGGCGACCAACGTCGAGGACACCCACTACGTCATCGGGAGCGTCGTCGGCCCACACCCGTTCCCGAAGATGGTCCGTGACTTCCAGTCGGTCATCAGCGAGGAGTCCCGCGAACAGATTCGGGAACAGGCCGGACGACTGCCCGACAGCGTCGTCGCCTGCGCTGGCGGCGGATCGAACACGATGGGCGCGTTCCACAACTTCGTTCCCGATGAGGACGTTTCCCTGTTCGCCGTCGAAGCGGGCGGGTCGGGCCTGACTATCGACGAGGACGAGGGCGTCGCACCCCACTCGGCCTCGCTGGGGACCGGCGAGGACGGCGTCCTCCACGGGGCACGAACGAAACTGCTCCAGAGCGAGGACGGACAGATACTCGAATCCCACAGCGTGAGTGCAGGACTCGACTACTCCGGCGTCGGCCCGGAACTCGCTCACCTCGTCGAAACCGGCCGCGTGACGCCGGTCAACGTCGACGACGACGCGGCGCTCGAAGCGTTCCACCGACTCTCGAAGTTGGAGGGGATCATTCCCGCGCTGGAATCGAGTCACGCGGTTGCTTTCCTCGAAGAGGTAACGGACTTGGACGAGTTGGGCGACCTCGTGGTCGTCAACGTCTCCGGACGCGGCGACAAGGACCTCGACACGGTCATCGAGGAGAGCGAGAAACGTGGCATCGACGCGGCACCGAGCATGGAGGTATTCCGATGA
- a CDS encoding HAD family hydrolase, with the protein MTDFDAILFDLDSTLCVSDQDEEALVAEAFDRVSVEQYCTLDDIAAAVDGIPTAETPHEFYEFCFDATARNAGVEDAHASELATAYEACLDHSAVSFRPGAKAALEAASGTNVGLVTNGDEATQTVKLEALGITDVFDTHVFVDPRGGVPPKPDPTPFEHALSELDVKAENTIHVGDSLRADVAGANAFGIDSVWVPYEERVTNPTPEPTYTLPSLAEFPTIL; encoded by the coding sequence ATGACCGATTTCGACGCGATTCTCTTCGATCTCGATTCGACGCTGTGCGTCTCGGACCAGGACGAGGAGGCACTCGTCGCGGAGGCGTTCGACCGCGTTTCCGTCGAACAGTACTGTACGCTCGACGACATCGCCGCCGCAGTGGACGGCATTCCGACCGCCGAAACGCCACACGAGTTCTACGAATTCTGTTTCGACGCCACCGCCCGGAACGCGGGTGTCGAGGACGCCCACGCCTCGGAACTCGCCACCGCGTACGAGGCGTGTCTCGACCATTCCGCGGTTTCGTTCCGTCCCGGCGCGAAAGCGGCGCTGGAAGCCGCCAGCGGGACGAACGTCGGCCTCGTGACGAACGGGGACGAGGCGACCCAGACCGTCAAATTGGAGGCGCTCGGAATCACCGATGTCTTCGACACGCACGTCTTCGTCGACCCTCGTGGTGGGGTTCCGCCGAAACCGGACCCAACGCCGTTCGAGCACGCCCTGAGCGAACTCGACGTGAAAGCGGAGAACACGATCCACGTCGGCGATTCGCTCCGCGCGGACGTGGCCGGAGCGAACGCTTTCGGCATCGACTCCGTGTGGGTGCCCTACGAAGAACGGGTCACGAATCCAACCCCCGAACCGACGTACACGCTCCCGTCGCTCGCGGAATTTCCGACTATCCTGTAG
- a CDS encoding MGMT family protein has protein sequence MDETAGIYAQESPYLERFVQVGVASGRVLRVTFPNEAEDDALPDHAVLDRIMAYLEGVEEDFSDVQVALTVPTDQRGVLEAVRNIPYGDQVNVETVARMTSGIDHTEEADLDLVRTALDANPAPILVPDHRVRDGPSAAPPDVEQKLRSLEGL, from the coding sequence ATGGACGAGACTGCCGGAATCTACGCGCAGGAGTCGCCGTACTTGGAGCGATTCGTTCAGGTCGGCGTCGCCAGCGGGCGCGTGTTGCGCGTGACGTTTCCGAACGAGGCGGAGGACGACGCACTTCCCGACCACGCCGTACTCGACCGAATCATGGCGTATCTGGAGGGTGTCGAGGAAGACTTCTCGGACGTACAGGTCGCACTGACCGTTCCGACCGACCAGCGCGGCGTGTTGGAGGCCGTGCGAAACATCCCCTACGGCGACCAGGTGAACGTCGAAACAGTCGCCCGGATGACTTCCGGTATCGATCACACGGAGGAAGCCGATTTAGACCTCGTCAGGACCGCGCTCGACGCGAACCCCGCACCGATTCTGGTGCCCGACCATCGCGTCCGCGACGGTCCGAGCGCCGCACCGCCGGACGTCGAACAGAAACTACGTTCGCTGGAAGGGCTTTGA
- the trpC gene encoding indole-3-glycerol phosphate synthase: MNVDGALAPAVESILRTARERVPDEETERVSVTPRSFPDALAAAADDERVPLIAEVKPTSPTTEGERSDDPVELAETMVENGAAALSVLTEPDHFGGDPENLRRIREAVDVPVLRKDFIVREEQLDVVEADLVLLIVRFVDDLAGLLSAAEERGFQVLVEVHSGEELAEALDAGADIVGVNNRDLARLEVDLDTFESVSPAVPNDVTLVAESGITTTEDARRMRDAGADGLLVGSAIMDGDVAENTRRLVNA, from the coding sequence ATGAACGTAGATGGTGCACTCGCACCCGCGGTCGAGTCCATCCTCCGGACCGCTCGGGAGCGGGTACCGGACGAGGAGACCGAACGGGTGTCCGTGACTCCCCGTTCGTTTCCGGACGCACTCGCGGCGGCGGCGGACGACGAACGGGTGCCGCTGATCGCGGAGGTAAAGCCGACCAGTCCGACGACGGAGGGCGAACGAAGCGACGACCCCGTCGAACTGGCCGAAACGATGGTCGAAAACGGGGCCGCCGCCCTGTCGGTGTTGACCGAACCGGACCACTTCGGCGGCGATCCGGAAAACCTCCGGCGAATCCGCGAGGCGGTCGACGTTCCCGTCCTCCGCAAGGACTTCATCGTTCGGGAGGAGCAACTGGACGTCGTGGAGGCCGACCTCGTCCTCCTCATCGTGCGATTCGTTGACGATTTGGCGGGTCTGCTTTCGGCCGCCGAAGAGCGCGGCTTTCAGGTGCTCGTCGAAGTTCACAGCGGGGAGGAGTTGGCGGAAGCGCTCGACGCCGGTGCGGACATCGTCGGCGTGAACAACCGTGACCTCGCACGACTGGAAGTCGATCTGGACACCTTCGAGTCGGTATCGCCCGCGGTGCCGAACGACGTAACCCTCGTGGCCGAAAGCGGCATCACGACGACGGAGGACGCCCGTCGAATGCGGGACGCGGGCGCGGACGGTCTGCTTGTCGGAAGCGCGATCATGGACGGCGACGTGGCCGAGAACACGCGGAGGTTGGTCAACGCATGA
- a CDS encoding 3-dehydroquinate synthase II, translating to MTRSVWLKADDSVGDWETRRKRITAGLEAGVDWILVDDDDVERVRELGDVNVAAFHNDGDIHVFDAEEDGDEQERADARIVGKNAEGDGTVDLPSDFSGSADLSTLRRDDEAEGAYVRILGKEYESFAQAAAEEADYTIIVGEDWTIIPLENLIARIGEETELVAGVTNAEEARTAFETLELGADAVLLDSDNPDEIRSTVEVRDAAERETLELEWGEVLAIEQTGSADRVCVDTGSLMEHDEGMLVGSMSRGLFFVHAETAESPYVASRPFRVNAGAVHAYVRVPDGGTKYLAELQSGDEVQLVDTDGNTREAVVGRVKIEKRPMFRVQVETKDGDRVETLLQNAETIKVATPDGRKAVTDLDVGDEVKLFLEGGARHFGESVEESIIEQ from the coding sequence ATGACACGCTCCGTATGGTTGAAAGCCGACGACAGCGTCGGCGATTGGGAGACTCGACGCAAACGCATCACGGCCGGTTTGGAAGCCGGTGTGGACTGGATCTTGGTCGACGACGACGATGTCGAGCGCGTTCGAGAACTCGGCGACGTGAACGTGGCGGCGTTTCACAACGACGGGGACATCCACGTCTTCGACGCGGAAGAGGACGGGGACGAACAGGAGCGCGCCGACGCTCGGATCGTCGGAAAGAACGCCGAAGGGGACGGGACGGTAGACCTCCCGTCGGATTTCTCCGGTTCCGCCGACCTCTCGACGCTCAGGCGCGATGACGAGGCGGAGGGTGCCTACGTCCGAATTCTGGGGAAGGAGTACGAATCGTTCGCCCAAGCCGCGGCGGAGGAAGCCGACTACACCATCATCGTCGGCGAGGACTGGACCATCATCCCGCTCGAAAACCTCATCGCACGCATCGGCGAGGAGACGGAACTCGTCGCGGGCGTCACGAACGCCGAGGAGGCACGAACCGCCTTCGAGACGCTGGAACTCGGCGCTGACGCCGTGCTGTTGGACAGCGACAACCCGGACGAGATTCGCTCGACGGTGGAGGTGCGTGACGCCGCCGAACGCGAGACGCTGGAGTTGGAGTGGGGTGAAGTCCTCGCCATCGAACAGACCGGCAGCGCGGACCGCGTCTGCGTGGATACCGGATCGCTGATGGAACACGACGAAGGGATGCTCGTCGGGTCGATGTCCCGCGGCCTCTTCTTCGTCCACGCGGAAACGGCCGAATCGCCCTACGTCGCCTCGCGCCCCTTCCGGGTGAACGCGGGCGCGGTTCACGCCTACGTCCGCGTCCCCGACGGCGGGACGAAGTACCTCGCCGAACTCCAGAGCGGCGACGAGGTTCAGTTGGTGGACACCGACGGCAACACCCGCGAAGCGGTGGTCGGTCGGGTGAAAATCGAGAAGCGGCCCATGTTCCGAGTGCAGGTGGAAACGAAGGACGGCGACCGGGTTGAGACGCTACTGCAGAACGCGGAAACCATCAAAGTCGCCACGCCGGACGGGAGAAAGGCCGTGACGGACCTCGACGTCGGCGACGAGGTCAAACTTTTCTTGGAGGGCGGCGCGCGACACTTCGGCGAGAGCGTCGAAGAGAGTATTATCGAGCAGTAG
- a CDS encoding GNAT family N-acetyltransferase: MYVRDAKNREEVWLLDNIEAMGLDGTAFRSRDYVVVVDETSGDKAGFGRVRIHKPEDAPEICELTSIGVVESWRGQGVGAHVIERLIDKASDDGFERVYALVGVPEYLAQFGFEHIDTDELPSDLRHRLDTKRETIEPDAMPMVLDIGSFEVPPHLRERFKEAGPHDVAGESDEDADEMAEEFGIDPDEATYKYDTGR, encoded by the coding sequence ATGTACGTCCGGGATGCCAAAAACCGTGAGGAGGTCTGGTTGCTCGATAATATCGAGGCGATGGGACTCGACGGAACCGCCTTCCGATCCCGGGATTACGTCGTCGTCGTGGACGAAACGTCGGGCGATAAAGCCGGGTTCGGGCGGGTTCGAATTCACAAGCCCGAGGACGCCCCCGAAATCTGTGAGTTGACGAGCATCGGTGTGGTCGAATCGTGGCGGGGACAGGGCGTCGGTGCACACGTCATCGAACGTCTCATCGACAAGGCGAGCGACGACGGCTTCGAACGGGTGTACGCGCTCGTCGGCGTACCCGAGTACCTCGCCCAGTTCGGATTCGAGCACATCGATACCGACGAACTACCGTCGGACCTCCGCCACCGCCTCGACACGAAACGCGAAACCATCGAACCCGACGCGATGCCGATGGTGCTCGACATCGGATCCTTCGAGGTGCCTCCGCACCTGCGCGAACGATTCAAAGAGGCTGGTCCGCACGACGTGGCGGGAGAATCGGACGAGGATGCCGACGAGATGGCCGAGGAGTTCGGCATCGACCCCGACGAAGCGACCTACAAGTACGACACCGGTCGGTAG
- the trpA gene encoding tryptophan synthase subunit alpha: MSNSKSDLESAFADEPALIPYVVAGDPGIEETKEYVRALVRGGADVVELGLPFSEPIADGPTIQNAIRRALNGGMTPQKYLDLVSALDVDVPIVCMTYYNLIYQYGGREAQRASERSSGGTPRDEEGVEAFVSAAADAGIAGLIVPDLPVEESGPLRLACDEYGLDLVFIVAPTTTDRRKRRISTQASGFVYVQARMGTTGAQADVSGDTHESLQRLAGSDLPKAVGFGVSEGEHAREIISAGADGVVVGSALVDIVASGENVAERLETKAAELKSGAREGRQDIPEPERTSN, translated from the coding sequence ATGAGTAACTCGAAATCGGATCTCGAATCGGCCTTCGCGGACGAACCGGCCCTGATTCCGTACGTCGTCGCTGGCGACCCGGGTATCGAGGAGACGAAGGAGTACGTTCGAGCGCTCGTCCGCGGCGGCGCGGACGTCGTCGAACTCGGACTGCCGTTCTCGGAACCCATCGCGGACGGCCCGACGATTCAGAACGCCATCCGGCGCGCGCTGAACGGCGGGATGACCCCGCAAAAGTATCTCGACCTCGTTTCGGCGTTGGACGTGGACGTTCCCATCGTCTGCATGACCTACTACAATCTCATCTACCAGTATGGGGGCCGCGAGGCGCAACGCGCCTCGGAACGGTCGAGCGGTGGCACACCGCGAGACGAGGAGGGCGTCGAGGCGTTCGTCTCCGCCGCCGCCGATGCCGGTATCGCGGGACTCATCGTTCCGGACCTCCCCGTGGAGGAGAGCGGTCCGCTCCGACTGGCGTGTGACGAATACGGACTCGACCTCGTGTTCATCGTCGCGCCGACGACGACCGATAGGCGCAAGCGACGCATCTCCACGCAAGCGTCCGGGTTCGTCTACGTGCAGGCCCGGATGGGAACGACGGGCGCACAGGCGGACGTGAGCGGCGATACGCACGAGAGCCTCCAACGACTGGCCGGAAGCGACTTACCGAAGGCGGTCGGGTTCGGCGTGAGCGAGGGCGAACACGCCCGAGAGATCATTTCGGCGGGCGCGGACGGCGTCGTCGTCGGGAGCGCGCTCGTCGACATCGTCGCCTCCGGCGAGAACGTCGCGGAACGCCTCGAAACCAAAGCCGCTGAACTCAAATCCGGGGCACGCGAAGGGAGACAGGATATACCGGAACCGGAACGAACTTCAAACTAG